A genomic region of Tamandua tetradactyla isolate mTamTet1 chromosome 2, mTamTet1.pri, whole genome shotgun sequence contains the following coding sequences:
- the GINM1 gene encoding glycoprotein integral membrane protein 1, which translates to MEGAPRASPLRLALRLLVFVALPAAGGLTTGTPETSPRAPQDSFRINVTTLKDDGEVSKKQVVLNITYENGQVYVNDFPVNSGATRISCQTWIVKNENLENLEEKGYLGTVSIRILVHEWPMTPGSSLQLIVIQEEVVEIDGQQAQQKDVTEIDILVKNQKLLRHSNYTLPLKESMLYSISRDSDILFTLPNLSKKVGSVTSPQTTSQDLVRNVQTTIEEDALPGKLPETPLRAEPPSSYKVMCQWMEKFRKHLCMFWSSVFPVFFMFLNVMVIGIIGAAMVITILKVLFPVCEYKGILQLDRMNIVPVTAINSCADGPEKTAENLEDKTCT; encoded by the exons ATGGAGGGCGCCCCACGGGCCTCGCCGCTGCGGCTTGCCCTGCGGCTGCTGGTGTTCGTGGCGTTGCCGGCAGCCGGCGGGCTGACGACGGGCACTCCGGAAACATCACCCCGAGCCCCACAG GACAGCTTCAGAATTAATGTTACTACCCTGAAAGATGATGGGGAGGTATCTAAAAAGCAG GTTGTTCTTAACATCACCTATGAGAATGGACAGGTCTATGTAAATGACTTCCCTGTAAATAGTGGTGCAACCCGAATAAGCTGTCAGACTTGGATAG TGAAGAATGAAAATCTGGAAAATCTGGAGGAAAAAGGATATTTGGGAACTGTCAGTATAAGGATTTTAGTTCACGAGTGGCCTATGACACCTGGTTCCAGTTTGCAGTTAATTGTCATTCAAGAAGAGGTAGTAGAGATTGATGGACAACAA gCTCAACAAAAGGATGTGACTGAGATTGATATTTTAGTTAAGAACCAGAAGTTACTCAGACATTCAAACTACACCCTTCCTTTGAAAGAAAGCATGCTGTACTCTATTTCCCGAGACAGTGACATTTTATTTACCCTTCCCAACCTCTCcaaaaaag TGGGAAGCGTCACCTCACCGCAGACCACCAGCCAAGATCTTGTCAGGAACGTGCAGACCACCATTGAGGAAGATGCGCTACCTGGCAAGTTACCTGAAACGCCTCTCCGAGCAGAGCCTCCATCCTCATATAAG GTCATGTGTCAGTGGATGGAAAAGTTCAGAAAACACCTGTGCATGTTCTGGAGCAGCGTTTTCCCAGTATTCTTTATGTTTTTGAATGTCATGGTGATTGGAATTATAGGAGCAGCTATGGTAATAACCATCTTAAAGGTGCTTTTCCCAGTTTGTGAATACAA AGGGATCCTGCAGTTGGACAGAATGAATATTGTTCCTGTGACAGCCATCAACTCATGTGCAGATGGTCCTGAGAAAACAGCAGAAAACCTTGAAGATAAAACATGTACTTAA